One genomic window of Diospyros lotus cultivar Yz01 chromosome 8, ASM1463336v1, whole genome shotgun sequence includes the following:
- the LOC127808571 gene encoding uncharacterized protein LOC127808571 → MDMTEAGSKRKLQLQELEELRLAAYENSRIYKEKTKAAHDKLIAKKEFNVGNKVLLYNSRLKLMPSKLRSRWVGPFVVTHVFPYGAVEIMDESTAKKFTVNGQRLKHFYEGFTEHTVEELSLLDLPPT, encoded by the coding sequence atGGACATGACAGAAGCTGGTTCCAAGCGGAAGCTTCAAttgcaagagcttgaggaattgaggttaGCGGCATATGAGAACTCTAGGATCTACAAGGAAAAGACCAAAGCTGCACACGACAAATTGATTGCCAAGAAGGAGTTCAACGTTGGCAATAAAGTCCTCCTCTACAATTCACGTCTAAAGCTGATGCCTAGTAAGTTGCGTTCTAGATGGGttggtccttttgtggttactcatgtttttccttatGGTGCAGTTGAGATTATGGACGAGTCGACTGCGAAGAAATTCACAGTTAATGGGCAGAGGCTTAAACATTTCTACGAGGGCTTTACAGAACACACAGTGGAGGAGCTATCTCTCTTGGACCTTCCCCCGACCTGA
- the LOC127808572 gene encoding uncharacterized protein LOC127808572 has protein sequence MIFGDLIGKTTEVYVDDMLVKSRQVADHVNNLRETFQILRKHQMKLNPLKCSFGVASGNFLGFMVNERGIEANPEKIQALLDMQSPTKTKEVQSLKGQVVALSRFISKSSDKSIPFFKILKKASSFEWTEECETSFQQLKDYMGRAALMSKPKEREELIIYLGVFEYAVSTALIREEDQVQYLKPDSSDRFLKWVIELVQFNIQYKPRTAIKGQILADFVEEFTGPTEEPAPLTSPVWELFVDGSSNEHGSGAGVLLVSPEGHKIPYALRFRFGPTNNEAEYEALLAGLHLAREVKAERLKIFSDSQLMVCQVQGEYQARGLKMVAYLQKAQELLRLFNECEVNQVPRSQNSHADALARLASVGETNSLGTIPIDFLAVPSTEKRTETLTVELRPDSWMKPIIDYLQGGQLPNDKLEARCLRARAVRYCICNDMLYKRGFSIPLLRCIDEPDFQAILNEIHAGHCSNHAWGVSLAQKAFR, from the exons ATGATATTCGGAGATCTAATTGGAAAGACCACGgaagtttatgttgatgatatgctggtAAAATCCAGGCAGGTCGCCGACCATGTTAACAACCTGAGGGAAACATTCCAGATTCTGAGGAAGCATCAGATGAAGTTGAATCCACTCAAATGCTCATTCGGTGTGGCCTCTGGAAATTTTTTGGGATTCATGGTAAATGAAAGGGGAATCGAGGCCAACCCCGAGAAGATCCAAGCCCTACTTGACATGCAATCGCCCACCAAGACTAAGGAAGTGCAAAGCCTGAAGGGACAAGTCGTGGCCCTTAGCAGGTTCATTTCCAAATCCTCTGATAAATCCAtcccattttttaaaatcttgaaGAAAGCAAGTAGCTTCGAATGGACAGAAGAGTGCGAGACTTCCTTTCAGCAGCTGAAAGACTACATGGGGCGGGCTGCCCTCATGTCAAAGCCGAAGGAAAGGGAGGAACTGATTATCTACCTGGGGGTGTTTGAGTACGCAGTGAGCACCGCCTTGATTCGGGAAGAAGACCAAGTTCAATACCTG AAGCCTGATTCATCCGACCGCTTCCTCAAGTGGGTGATCGAGCTCGTCCAATTCAACATACAATACAAGCCAAGGACGGCCATAAAGGGTCAGATACTAGCAGACTTCGTTGAAGAATTCACAGGGCCGACGGAAGAACCAGCCCCCCTAACCTCGCCAGTCTGGGAGCTGTTTGTTGATGGCTCTTCTAACGAGCATGGGTCAGGAGCTGGCGTACTCCTAGTAAGCCCAGAGGGACACAAAATCCCCTACGCATTGAGGTTCAGGTTTGGACCAACCAACAATGAAGCCGAATATGAAGCATTGCTAGCCGGCCTCCATCTAGCAAGAGAAGTCAAGGCGGAGCGGTTAAAAATTTTCAGCGACTCCCAGCTCATGGTCTGCCAAGTTCAAGGGGAATATCAGGCAAGGGGCCTAAAGATGGTAGCATACCTCCAGAAAGCTCAGGAATTGTTACGCCTTTTCAATGAATGCGAGGTGAATCAAGTCCCGCGAAGTCAGAACTCTCATGCCGATGCCCTGGCTCGTTTGGCTTCCGTTGGAGAAACTAACTCATTAGGAACCATCCCCATAGATTTCCTCGCAGTACCGAGTACAGAGAAAAGAACTGAGACATTGACAGTCGAGCTAAGGCCAGATTCATGGATGAAACCGATCATAGACTATTTGCAAGGGGGACAGTTGCCAAACGACAAACTCGAGGCACGATGCCTCAGAGCTCGGGCGGTCCGATATTGTATCTGCAATGATATGCTATACAAGCGAGGGTTCTCAATCCCGTTACTCAGATGCATCGATGAGCCTGATTTCCAAGCGATTCTCAATGAAATTCATGCCGGCCATTGCAGCAATCACGCTTGGGGGGTATCCTTGGCTCAGAAGGCATTCCGCTAG